A single region of the Hyphomicrobiales bacterium genome encodes:
- a CDS encoding conserved hypothetical protein (Evidence 4 : Unknown function but conserved in other organisms) produces MVINLTPTGGVSFRDYLTLGSSYSVAYGYGGNDTIESTARGGFNLAMGGKGEDGYVVNGDMIISDSGGDDYVTMRGISWSSPTSHIATIDNRHLVLWDTASDTSVIVLDWLDPGRQVELYHFNDVSLSWGEIAFYLPAKESFVGNIPWEGLGGLGLDGFLSNDANDTINFHREQEVLGSNKADAEAVGRLYEAGLGRQADIAGLNFWYDVQAGGVSEADIAGSLLKSAEFTKAYGNAYTLSNARLVEVMYENVLGRASDSDGAAFWISQLQSGFSRENLLIAFADSAENVSQSDYLHSLAWNATTGDWYFA; encoded by the coding sequence ATGGTTATCAATTTGACGCCGACGGGTGGTGTTTCGTTTCGGGACTATCTGACACTGGGAAGTTCGTATTCCGTCGCCTACGGGTATGGCGGTAACGACACGATCGAAAGCACCGCACGCGGCGGTTTCAATCTCGCCATGGGGGGCAAGGGCGAGGATGGCTATGTCGTCAACGGCGATATGATCATCTCGGATAGCGGCGGGGATGACTACGTGACGATGCGTGGCATCTCATGGTCGTCGCCGACGAGCCATATAGCGACGATCGACAATCGCCACCTCGTGCTCTGGGACACGGCCAGCGATACCTCGGTCATCGTCCTGGACTGGCTCGATCCGGGCAGGCAGGTCGAGCTCTACCATTTCAACGATGTCAGCTTGAGCTGGGGCGAAATCGCCTTCTACCTCCCGGCCAAGGAGAGTTTCGTCGGCAATATTCCGTGGGAGGGATTGGGTGGCCTTGGCCTGGACGGGTTCCTGTCCAACGATGCCAACGACACCATTAATTTCCATCGCGAGCAGGAAGTCCTCGGCTCCAACAAGGCGGACGCCGAGGCGGTCGGCCGCCTTTATGAGGCGGGCCTTGGCCGCCAAGCCGATATCGCGGGCCTCAATTTCTGGTATGACGTGCAGGCGGGCGGTGTCTCCGAAGCGGACATCGCCGGCTCTCTGCTGAAGAGTGCCGAATTCACCAAGGCCTACGGAAATGCATACACCCTGAGCAACGCGCGGTTGGTCGAGGTGATGTATGAGAACGTGCTCGGCCGCGCCAGTGACAGCGACGGGGCGGCTTTCTGGATCAGCCAGCTGCAGAGCGGCTTCAGCCGGGAGAACCTTCTCATCGCTTTCGCCGATAGCGCGGAGAACGTGAGCCAGAGCGACTACTTGCACTCCCTGGCGTGGAACGCCACCACGGGTGATTGGTACTTTGCCTAA
- the rho gene encoding transcription termination factor Rho codes for MREIKLQDLKSKTPTELLTSAEELEVENASIMRKQELMFAILKQLAAREIEIIGEGVVEVLQDGFGFLRSSDSNYLPGPDDIYISPSQIRRFGLRTGDTVEGPIRGPKEGERYFALLKVNTINFEDPEKIRHKVHFDNLTPLYPDERLRLEIEDPTKKDYSARIIDIVSPIGKGQRALIVAPPRTGKTVLLQNIAQSITTNHPECYLIVLLIDERPEEVTDMQRSVKGEVISSTFDEPAARHVQVAEMVIEKAKRLVEHGRDVVILLDSITRLGRAYNTVVPSSGKVLTGGVDANALQRPKRFFGAARNIEEGGSLTIIATALIDTGSRMDEVIFEEFKGTGNSEIILDRKVSDKRVFPSLDITRSGTRKEELLTPADILKKTYVLRRILNPMGTVDAIEFLLDKLRQTKSNGEFFDSMNT; via the coding sequence ATGCGGGAGATCAAGCTTCAGGACCTCAAGTCCAAGACGCCAACTGAGCTTTTGACTTCGGCCGAGGAGCTCGAGGTCGAAAACGCCAGCATCATGCGCAAACAGGAACTGATGTTTGCGATTTTGAAGCAGCTGGCTGCGCGGGAAATCGAGATCATCGGCGAAGGCGTTGTCGAGGTTCTTCAGGACGGATTCGGATTTCTCCGGTCGTCCGATTCCAACTATCTGCCCGGGCCGGATGACATCTACATCTCCCCGTCACAAATCCGCCGTTTCGGCCTCCGGACCGGTGATACCGTTGAAGGACCGATCCGTGGTCCCAAGGAAGGCGAGCGCTATTTCGCGCTGCTCAAGGTCAACACGATCAATTTCGAGGACCCGGAGAAGATCCGGCACAAGGTTCACTTCGACAACCTGACGCCGCTCTATCCCGATGAGAGACTGCGCCTCGAGATCGAAGATCCGACCAAGAAGGACTACTCGGCCCGGATCATCGACATTGTCTCGCCGATCGGCAAGGGACAGCGCGCCCTCATCGTCGCGCCGCCGCGCACCGGCAAGACGGTCCTGCTGCAGAACATCGCCCAGTCGATCACCACGAATCATCCGGAGTGCTACCTCATCGTCCTGCTCATCGACGAGCGGCCTGAGGAAGTCACCGACATGCAGCGCTCGGTGAAGGGCGAGGTGATTTCCTCGACGTTCGACGAGCCGGCTGCGCGCCACGTGCAGGTCGCGGAGATGGTGATCGAGAAGGCCAAGCGCCTTGTCGAGCACGGCCGTGACGTTGTCATCCTGCTCGATTCCATCACCCGCCTGGGCCGCGCCTACAACACGGTTGTGCCGTCCTCCGGCAAGGTGTTGACCGGCGGTGTGGATGCCAACGCCCTGCAGCGGCCGAAGCGCTTCTTCGGCGCGGCACGCAATATCGAGGAAGGTGGCTCGCTGACCATTATCGCGACCGCTCTCATCGATACCGGCAGCCGCATGGACGAAGTGATCTTCGAGGAGTTCAAGGGCACGGGTAACTCGGAAATCATTCTTGACCGCAAGGTGTCCGACAAGCGCGTCTTCCCCTCGCTGGACATCACCCGTTCCGGCACGCGCAAGGAGGAACTGCTCACGCCGGCGGATATCCTCAAGAAGACTTATGTGCTCCGGCGGATTCTCAACCCGATGGGCACGGTCGATGCCATCGAGTTCCTGCTCGACAAGCTGCGGCAGACCAAGTCCAACGGCGAATTCTTCGATTCCATGAATACCTGA
- a CDS encoding Protoporphyrinogen IX oxidase, whose translation MYEWIKAFHVISVIAWMAGMLYLPRLFVYHAEAPVGSDRSETFKVMERRLLKAIINPAMVATWISGLYIAYSGGWFSSGWLHGKLLLVVFLSGIHGFFSGEQRRLAGDIRKRTARFYRIVNEIPTLLMIGIVILVVVKPF comes from the coding sequence ATGTATGAATGGATCAAAGCCTTCCACGTCATCTCTGTCATCGCCTGGATGGCGGGCATGCTCTATTTGCCCCGTCTCTTCGTTTATCACGCGGAGGCCCCGGTGGGTTCCGATCGCTCTGAGACCTTCAAGGTCATGGAGCGACGCCTGTTGAAGGCGATCATCAATCCTGCCATGGTCGCGACTTGGATTTCCGGCCTCTACATTGCCTATAGCGGAGGCTGGTTTTCGTCCGGGTGGCTTCACGGGAAGCTGCTATTGGTCGTTTTTCTTTCTGGCATTCACGGTTTTTTTTCTGGCGAACAGCGCAGGCTCGCAGGCGACATCCGCAAGCGAACAGCGCGATTCTATCGTATTGTGAACGAGATACCGACGCTTCTGATGATCGGCATTGTGATCCTGGTTGTAGTCAAACCTTTTTGA
- the hemE gene encoding Uroporphyrinogen decarboxylase, which yields MTSVLQASQSQHSPILRTLSGETTTPPPLWMMRQAGRYLPEYRALRAEAGSFLDLCYSPSLATEVTLQPIRRFGFDAAILFSDILVVPHALGQDLWFVEGEGPRLKPVTTAADLAALRDDLDPDKIGAVLDTVARVRAALPRETALLGFCGAPWTVATYMVAGRGTPDQAPALNLAAQDPMLFAEIIDRLVAQSTRYLISQLQAGADAVQIFDSWAGALVTDEALYRRWCLEPITRIVEGVRSEVPKAPIIGFPKGSGRFYPLFAQESGVDAVGLDQSLGLDQARAVQAIRPVQGNLDPQVLLSGGDALDHAIDAILEALGGRPHIFNLGHGILPQTPIPHVERLVKRVRGGLG from the coding sequence GTGACCAGCGTTCTGCAAGCCTCCCAAAGCCAGCACTCCCCGATTCTCAGAACGCTCTCCGGGGAGACGACGACCCCGCCTCCTCTCTGGATGATGCGCCAAGCCGGGCGCTATCTGCCGGAATATCGCGCCCTGCGTGCTGAAGCCGGATCGTTTCTGGACCTCTGCTATTCGCCCAGCCTCGCCACCGAGGTCACGCTTCAGCCCATTCGCCGCTTCGGCTTCGATGCCGCCATCCTGTTCAGCGACATTCTGGTCGTTCCCCATGCGCTCGGTCAGGACTTGTGGTTTGTCGAGGGAGAGGGACCGCGCCTCAAGCCGGTCACGACGGCCGCGGACCTTGCCGCGCTGCGGGACGATCTCGACCCCGACAAGATTGGCGCTGTGCTCGATACGGTTGCGCGGGTAAGAGCTGCCCTGCCGCGCGAGACGGCTTTGCTCGGCTTCTGCGGGGCACCATGGACGGTCGCGACCTACATGGTGGCTGGCCGAGGTACCCCCGACCAGGCCCCCGCCCTCAATCTCGCCGCGCAGGATCCCATGCTCTTCGCGGAGATCATCGACCGTCTCGTCGCGCAGTCGACGCGCTACCTGATCAGCCAGCTTCAGGCCGGCGCGGACGCCGTGCAGATCTTCGACAGCTGGGCCGGCGCGCTCGTCACCGACGAAGCGCTCTACCGCCGCTGGTGTCTCGAGCCGATCACCCGAATCGTCGAAGGGGTCCGCTCGGAGGTGCCCAAGGCGCCGATCATTGGCTTTCCGAAGGGTAGCGGCCGCTTCTATCCGCTTTTCGCGCAGGAGAGCGGTGTGGATGCCGTGGGACTGGACCAGAGTCTGGGGCTGGATCAGGCGCGGGCTGTCCAGGCTATCCGGCCTGTTCAGGGCAATCTCGACCCCCAGGTCCTGCTGTCAGGCGGCGATGCGCTCGATCATGCGATCGATGCAATTCTCGAGGCGCTTGGCGGGCGTCCCCATATCTTCAACCTTGGCCATGGCATTCTGCCGCAGACCCCCATCCCGCACGTGGAAAGGCTCGTCAAGCGGGTGCGTGGCGGGTTAGGTTGA
- a CDS encoding putative pyruvate, phosphate dikinase regulatory protein (Evidence 3 : Putative function from multiple computational evidences) — protein MAWRGDKPLRPPQEGREKPLSRSYFHIHLVSDSTGETLIAVSRAAAAQYEGISAIEHVYPLVRSKAQLERVIAEIDVAPGIVLYTLVEPDLAAMLEAACAAASSPCLHVLDPVQRLFESYLGMASQARPGAQHTLNADYFRRIEAMNFTLMHDDGQMADDVDAADVVLLGVSRTSKTPTSIYLANRGIKTANIPLVPGVPVPPQVMEARKPLIVGLIATPERIVEIRRNRLLSLRADEDSAYVDRDMVAEEIAQSRRLCSRNNWPVIDVTRRSIEETAATIIELHRDHRLKFIAL, from the coding sequence ATGGCTTGGCGTGGCGATAAACCGCTCCGCCCGCCGCAGGAAGGTCGGGAAAAACCCTTGAGTCGCAGCTACTTCCATATTCATCTCGTATCCGATTCGACGGGTGAGACCCTTATTGCTGTCAGCCGTGCCGCGGCCGCCCAGTACGAGGGGATTTCAGCGATCGAGCATGTCTATCCTCTGGTGCGATCGAAGGCGCAGCTGGAACGGGTGATTGCGGAAATCGATGTGGCTCCGGGCATCGTGCTCTATACCCTGGTCGAGCCGGATCTGGCGGCGATGTTGGAAGCAGCCTGCGCGGCAGCGAGTTCTCCCTGTCTTCATGTCCTCGATCCCGTCCAGCGGCTGTTCGAATCCTATCTTGGCATGGCATCGCAGGCACGTCCTGGCGCCCAGCATACCCTGAACGCGGACTATTTCCGGCGCATCGAGGCGATGAATTTCACGCTGATGCATGACGATGGGCAGATGGCGGATGATGTCGACGCGGCGGATGTCGTGCTGCTCGGCGTCAGCCGCACGTCGAAGACCCCGACGAGCATTTATCTGGCGAATCGCGGCATCAAGACCGCCAATATCCCGCTGGTGCCGGGTGTTCCCGTGCCGCCGCAGGTGATGGAGGCGCGCAAGCCCCTGATCGTCGGGCTCATCGCGACACCCGAGCGCATCGTGGAAATCCGCCGGAACCGTCTGCTCAGTCTGCGCGCGGACGAGGATTCCGCCTATGTCGATCGCGATATGGTGGCGGAGGAGATAGCCCAGTCGCGCCGTCTCTGCTCCCGAAACAACTGGCCGGTGATCGATGTCACGCGCCGCTCCATCGAGGAGACGGCGGCGACGATTATCGAGTTGCACCGCGACCATCGTTTGAAGTTCATCGCCCTATGA
- a CDS encoding Nucleoside triphosphate pyrophosphatase yields MTSSSLWLSSDALILASTSATRRALISAAGIPVEIEDPAVDERAAEAPLKAAGASPRDVASSLARAKALAVSQRRPGRLVLGGDQTLDCEGKSFSKPGDRGAAHRQLMDLAGRTHHLHAAAALARDGEIVFETVSSAALTMRAIDAAFVTRYLAAAGEAVTRSVGGYQLEGLGIHLFSTIIGDHFTILGLPLLSILPALRREAVLA; encoded by the coding sequence ATGACATCGTCGAGCCTGTGGCTTTCGTCCGATGCGCTGATCCTGGCATCGACCAGCGCGACGCGGCGCGCACTCATCAGCGCGGCAGGAATTCCCGTGGAGATCGAGGATCCGGCAGTCGACGAACGGGCCGCTGAGGCGCCACTCAAGGCGGCCGGTGCGTCGCCGCGGGATGTGGCGTCGAGTCTTGCCCGTGCCAAGGCTCTTGCTGTCAGCCAACGCCGTCCCGGACGGCTGGTGCTCGGGGGCGACCAGACGCTGGATTGCGAAGGGAAATCCTTCTCCAAGCCCGGCGATAGGGGCGCCGCGCATCGTCAGCTGATGGATCTCGCCGGCCGTACGCATCATCTCCACGCGGCAGCGGCGCTGGCGCGCGATGGTGAGATCGTCTTTGAGACCGTATCGAGTGCCGCGCTCACCATGCGCGCCATAGACGCGGCATTCGTCACGCGCTATCTCGCGGCTGCGGGCGAGGCGGTGACTCGCAGTGTAGGCGGCTATCAGCTTGAAGGGCTGGGCATCCACCTGTTCTCAACGATCATCGGGGATCATTTCACCATTCTCGGCCTGCCCCTGCTTTCGATCCTTCCGGCGCTGCGCCGTGAAGCCGTGCTTGCCTGA
- the aroE gene encoding Shikimate dehydrogenase (NADP(+)): MSATLPKACVIGHPIGHSRSPLIHGHWLREHGLAGAYEKVDVAPEDVAAFVTNLSERGYVGANVTVPHKEAVIPHIVHLSDTALALGAANTLWLNEDGELCGDNTDVAGFLGNLDEGAPGWDARTEVALVLGAGGAAKAVVYALLTRGVQRVVIANRSLGRAEALAERFKGSSNGQVEVTPWQDIGKLLPHTRLLVNATSLGMFGQDRLVIDLSGLSVNAVVNDIVYVPLETELLAEARARGILGVDGLGMLLHQAVPGFERWFGILPRVTPRLREHIEADVLRHYPAA; this comes from the coding sequence ATGTCAGCTACCCTGCCCAAGGCCTGTGTTATCGGCCATCCCATCGGTCATTCTCGCTCGCCGCTCATTCATGGCCATTGGCTCCGGGAGCATGGGCTGGCGGGCGCATACGAGAAGGTGGACGTGGCGCCCGAGGACGTCGCCGCCTTCGTGACCAACTTGAGTGAGCGGGGCTACGTGGGCGCGAACGTCACGGTTCCCCACAAGGAAGCCGTCATTCCCCATATCGTGCATCTGAGTGATACAGCGCTGGCTCTCGGCGCCGCCAATACGCTCTGGTTGAATGAGGACGGAGAGCTTTGCGGCGACAATACCGATGTCGCGGGCTTTCTCGGTAATCTCGATGAAGGCGCACCCGGCTGGGATGCCCGCACGGAGGTCGCGTTGGTGCTGGGTGCTGGCGGTGCCGCCAAGGCCGTGGTCTATGCGTTGCTGACCCGTGGCGTCCAGCGCGTGGTGATCGCCAATCGCAGCCTCGGGCGGGCTGAAGCTCTGGCGGAGCGGTTCAAAGGATCATCCAACGGTCAGGTGGAGGTGACGCCCTGGCAGGATATCGGCAAGCTTCTGCCGCATACCAGGCTTCTCGTGAATGCCACCTCGCTCGGCATGTTCGGCCAGGACCGCCTGGTGATTGACCTGTCCGGGTTATCGGTCAATGCCGTGGTCAATGATATCGTCTATGTCCCCCTCGAGACCGAGCTTCTTGCCGAGGCGCGGGCGCGGGGCATCCTCGGCGTGGACGGGCTCGGCATGCTTCTGCATCAAGCGGTTCCGGGTTTTGAGCGCTGGTTCGGGATATTGCCGCGCGTCACACCACGGCTGCGGGAACATATCGAGGCGGACGTTCTGCGGCACTATCCGGCAGCGTGA
- the coaE gene encoding Dephospho-CoA kinase has product MTFILGLTGSIGMGKSTTAAMFRARGIPVHDSDEAVHRLYRGAAVPLIEAAFPGTTTDGVVDRAKLGAVVIGHSERMARLEQVIHPLVRADRDALLEEARRSGVGLIVFDIPLLYETGADKDCDAVLVVTASPDIQRARVLARPGMTPERFAMIHVKQLPDVEKRRRADFIVDTGRGLAEAEAQVDAIIANIRARTSEPQD; this is encoded by the coding sequence ATGACCTTTATTCTGGGCCTCACCGGCTCGATCGGCATGGGCAAGTCAACGACGGCCGCGATGTTCAGGGCACGGGGAATACCCGTCCATGATTCCGACGAGGCGGTCCACCGTTTATACCGGGGCGCGGCCGTACCGCTGATCGAAGCGGCTTTTCCGGGTACCACCACTGACGGCGTGGTCGATCGCGCAAAGCTCGGCGCCGTTGTCATCGGCCATTCCGAGCGTATGGCCAGACTGGAACAGGTCATTCATCCCCTCGTCAGGGCGGACAGGGATGCCTTGCTGGAAGAGGCGCGGCGTTCTGGAGTGGGTCTGATAGTCTTCGACATTCCGCTGCTCTATGAAACCGGGGCGGACAAGGACTGCGACGCGGTTCTGGTGGTGACGGCATCTCCTGACATCCAGCGCGCGCGTGTGCTGGCTCGCCCAGGCATGACACCAGAACGATTCGCCATGATTCACGTGAAACAGCTGCCCGATGTCGAGAAACGGCGGCGGGCGGATTTCATTGTGGACACCGGGCGCGGATTAGCGGAGGCGGAAGCACAGGTCGACGCGATCATTGCTAATATTAGGGCTCGGACAAGCGAGCCGCAGGACTGA
- the dnaQ gene encoding DNA polymerase III subunit epsilon, which yields MREIVLDTETTGLDHLTGDRIVEIGAVELLNHLPTGRTFHKYINPQYPVAPAAFDVHGLSNEFLSDKPLFQEVAAEFVEFIADAHLVIHNASFDVGFLDSELTRLGFPRIEAANVIDTLMLARRKHPGGQNSLDALCSRYGIDNSRRTKHGALLDSEILADVYLELIGGRQTDLGLAVAGAARAAISLAEGALKAMQRPEPLPSHLSEAEREAHRNFVTGLGETAVWTRYGVTSDA from the coding sequence ATGCGTGAAATCGTACTCGACACGGAAACGACCGGCCTCGATCACCTGACCGGGGACCGCATTGTCGAGATCGGCGCCGTCGAACTCCTCAACCATCTGCCGACGGGCCGCACCTTTCACAAATACATCAATCCGCAATATCCAGTCGCCCCGGCCGCGTTCGACGTGCATGGACTGTCCAACGAATTTCTCTCCGACAAGCCCCTGTTTCAGGAGGTGGCCGCAGAGTTCGTCGAATTCATCGCGGATGCGCATCTTGTGATCCACAACGCGTCCTTCGACGTGGGCTTCCTCGATTCCGAACTCACCCGGCTCGGTTTTCCGCGTATTGAAGCGGCCAATGTCATCGACACGTTGATGCTGGCGCGCCGCAAGCATCCCGGGGGGCAAAACAGCCTCGATGCGCTGTGTTCGCGCTATGGCATCGACAACTCGCGTCGCACGAAGCACGGCGCTCTGCTCGATTCGGAAATCCTGGCGGACGTCTATCTGGAGCTCATCGGCGGGCGTCAGACGGATCTGGGCCTTGCTGTCGCCGGCGCGGCGCGTGCGGCGATCTCGCTCGCGGAAGGCGCATTGAAGGCGATGCAGCGGCCTGAGCCGCTTCCGTCCCACCTGAGCGAGGCCGAACGCGAGGCTCATCGCAACTTTGTGACTGGCTTGGGCGAGACAGCTGTCTGGACACGCTACGGCGTGACATCGGACGCTTAG
- the secB gene encoding Protein-export protein SecB, giving the protein MTDISTNGTGAPTDTTPSLNALAQYIKDLSFENPNAPRSLTPQQQGPEISIQVNVGANQLAETDFEVDLTLEGKATIGTDVLFVFELVYGGVFRLRNIPQEHLHPTVMIECPRLLFPFARQIVADSVRNGGFPPLFIDPIDFAALYRQKLSEVQPQQPAAQA; this is encoded by the coding sequence ATGACCGATATCTCAACCAACGGCACCGGCGCCCCGACCGATACGACGCCCTCGCTGAACGCACTGGCACAGTATATCAAGGACCTGTCCTTCGAGAACCCGAACGCCCCGCGCTCCCTGACGCCGCAGCAGCAGGGTCCGGAAATCTCGATTCAGGTCAATGTTGGCGCCAACCAGCTCGCCGAGACCGATTTCGAAGTCGACCTCACCCTCGAAGGCAAGGCCACCATCGGCACCGACGTCCTGTTCGTGTTCGAGCTGGTCTATGGCGGCGTCTTCCGCCTGCGCAACATCCCGCAGGAGCATCTGCACCCGACCGTCATGATCGAATGCCCGCGCCTGCTCTTTCCGTTTGCCCGGCAGATCGTGGCCGACAGCGTGCGCAACGGCGGCTTCCCGCCTCTGTTCATCGACCCGATCGATTTCGCCGCGCTCTACCGCCAGAAGCTGTCGGAAGTACAGCCGCAGCAGCCGGCCGCGCAGGCTTGA
- a CDS encoding hypothetical protein (Evidence 5 : Unknown function) → MPHKRAGLGLWCLVGDRLSMLAPSDWSWECREASVVHSERPGSDRDPSPVDESWSGERGCLPEPRFPSSVHPEKF, encoded by the coding sequence GTGCCTCACAAGCGCGCGGGATTGGGATTATGGTGCCTTGTCGGTGACCGGCTTTCCATGCTAGCCCCCAGCGACTGGAGCTGGGAATGCCGCGAGGCTTCGGTGGTCCATTCAGAACGGCCCGGTTCCGACAGGGATCCGTCGCCGGTCGACGAGTCCTGGTCCGGGGAGCGCGGATGCCTTCCGGAACCCCGTTTTCCATCATCCGTACATCCGGAGAAGTTTTGA
- a CDS encoding putative lipid-binding transport protein (Tim44 family) (Evidence 3 : Putative function from multiple computational evidences), with protein MQDGFDVTTIVFLALAVFVIWRLRSVLGQRTGNERPPQDPFARRDPPMKPANGSSNGDNVVRLPGAANDTGSGAEANPNRWKGIAEPGTPLAAGLDALVSVEPAFNPQEFLGGAKMAYEMIVMAFAQGDRKSLKGLLSKEVFEGFDREIGEREKRGEKIETTFVSIDGADLLAVDLKGKLAQATVRFNSKLITATRDAAGAVVDGSAEAVVTVTDVWTFARTVGGRDPNWQLVATEAAQ; from the coding sequence ATGCAAGACGGTTTCGACGTAACGACTATAGTCTTCCTCGCGCTCGCGGTGTTCGTGATCTGGCGGCTCCGCTCGGTGCTTGGCCAGCGGACAGGCAACGAGCGCCCGCCGCAGGATCCCTTCGCGCGCCGCGATCCGCCGATGAAGCCCGCAAACGGCAGTTCGAACGGTGACAACGTGGTGCGCCTGCCCGGCGCGGCCAATGACACCGGCTCGGGCGCCGAGGCCAACCCGAATCGCTGGAAAGGCATTGCGGAGCCAGGGACGCCGCTCGCGGCCGGTCTTGATGCCCTCGTGAGCGTCGAGCCTGCCTTCAATCCGCAGGAATTCCTGGGCGGTGCCAAGATGGCCTACGAGATGATCGTGATGGCCTTCGCCCAAGGTGACCGCAAGAGCCTCAAGGGCCTTCTCTCGAAGGAGGTGTTTGAAGGGTTCGATCGGGAAATCGGCGAACGCGAAAAGCGCGGGGAGAAGATTGAGACCACGTTTGTCTCGATCGATGGCGCCGACCTTCTCGCCGTGGATCTCAAAGGCAAGCTGGCGCAGGCAACGGTGCGCTTCAATTCGAAGCTCATCACGGCCACGCGTGATGCCGCGGGCGCTGTGGTCGACGGCAGCGCCGAGGCGGTCGTCACGGTCACCGATGTCTGGACTTTCGCGCGCACGGTGGGCGGTCGCGATCCGAACTGGCAGCTGGTCGCGACCGAAGCGGCACAGTAG
- a CDS encoding Murein hydrolase A has translation MRRGIEIERIWISRRFLSAVSACGILAFAGLLPAFSAVPAEVGGARLEPVAFHALGGWGADDHRAAFATFRRSCEAIPKDAGQQRWITPSSKALVGICQRALKHPPETQSAARRFFEHNFAAFRVVPSQGNGFLTGYFEPEYRGRLKPDAAFSTPLLARPDDLVTLADGERMAEPHAALTAARRTTEGLQPYPDRAAIEDGVLGAKARPLAYLDPIDAFLAHVQGSVRVRIDDGRIIRLAYAARNGQPYSSLGRMVALETGLPPAELNTPKLVAWLKANPDAGRRLMRENRSYIFFRVADELDPRRGPLGGSSVQLVPGRSLAIDRNLWSYGLPFWIEAELPRPDESTAPFRKLMIAQDTGSAILGPARGDIFFGSGPAAGDKAGLIRHPGQFIVLLPREPRPRSGAGR, from the coding sequence GTGCGGCGCGGCATCGAAATCGAGCGGATCTGGATTTCGAGGCGCTTTCTGTCCGCCGTCTCGGCGTGCGGTATCCTGGCATTTGCGGGGCTGCTGCCGGCCTTTTCGGCAGTACCCGCTGAAGTGGGCGGCGCGCGCCTCGAGCCGGTCGCCTTCCATGCGCTGGGGGGCTGGGGCGCTGACGACCACCGAGCCGCCTTCGCGACATTCCGGCGATCCTGCGAGGCGATCCCGAAGGATGCAGGCCAGCAGCGATGGATCACCCCGTCGTCCAAGGCCTTGGTCGGCATTTGCCAGCGCGCCCTGAAGCACCCTCCGGAAACGCAGTCAGCGGCGCGCCGTTTCTTCGAGCATAATTTCGCAGCTTTCAGGGTCGTGCCGTCACAGGGCAATGGCTTCCTCACCGGCTATTTCGAGCCGGAGTATCGCGGGCGGCTGAAGCCTGACGCGGCTTTCTCAACGCCACTTCTCGCCCGTCCCGACGACCTCGTCACCCTCGCTGACGGCGAACGTATGGCAGAGCCGCATGCCGCGCTCACGGCCGCTCGTCGAACGACTGAGGGTTTGCAGCCTTATCCGGACAGAGCCGCGATCGAGGATGGCGTGCTGGGCGCGAAGGCCCGGCCGCTGGCCTATCTCGACCCCATCGACGCTTTTCTCGCCCATGTGCAGGGGTCGGTTCGGGTGCGAATCGATGACGGCCGCATCATTCGGCTCGCCTATGCGGCCCGCAACGGACAGCCTTACAGTTCGCTCGGCCGCATGGTGGCCCTCGAGACGGGCCTGCCGCCCGCAGAGCTCAACACACCCAAACTGGTGGCGTGGCTCAAGGCCAATCCGGATGCCGGGCGGCGGCTGATGCGCGAGAACCGCTCCTACATTTTCTTTCGTGTCGCGGATGAGCTTGATCCCAGGCGCGGACCGCTCGGCGGGTCATCCGTCCAGCTTGTTCCCGGGCGCAGCCTCGCGATCGATCGCAACCTCTGGTCCTACGGGCTGCCGTTCTGGATCGAGGCAGAGCTGCCACGGCCGGATGAAAGCACTGCGCCGTTCCGGAAGCTGATGATCGCTCAGGACACGGGCTCGGCCATACTGGGGCCGGCGCGTGGTGATATCTTCTTCGGGAGTGGTCCCGCCGCCGGGGACAAGGCAGGGCTGATTCGCCATCCCGGCCAGTTCATCGTTCTGCTGCCGCGCGAGCCCCGGCCGCGCAGCGGAGCGGGGCGATGA